A single Amphiura filiformis chromosome 19, Afil_fr2py, whole genome shotgun sequence DNA region contains:
- the LOC140141653 gene encoding uncharacterized protein produces MNIENSNVLNDLAEYEDGTCDIKVSGRLKSHQEFWHKIGAPDFILDIVKYGYVIPFYDLPPNQFSRNNKSALDNGDFVTRAISDLVKLGTVEVCHIAPHVINPLTVSVQSNGKKRLILDLRLVNQFIHKKSVKFEDMRTALLFLKKGGYMFKFDLKSGYHHVDIHPSHQTFLGFKWTVDGKSTMFRFTSLPFGLSSAAFLFTKTVRPLVKKWRSEGKNIVVFLDDGLGFADSFVEANSVSEEIKADLIASGFVPNVQKSIWLPTQYMEWLGYSIDTQSGSFKVLEKRVQDIYQSCLGMLDSLKKSSFGRVSARLLASITGKIVSTGLAVGNMSSLMTKAMHVCIETKANWHSFVHLSTQAVEELKFWIENIRILNNNQLEFKPSATRIAYSDASSTGYGGYVIGLGDDIAHGLWPTEEMKTSSTWRELRAVDLVMQSLVGKLSNHRIKWFTDNQAVAKIAKQGSMKPDLHNIALDICGTCVRHNISLEVEWIPRAENDRADFISRIVDSDDWAIADSVFNHFDHFDHGALQ; encoded by the coding sequence ATGAATATAGAGAATTCTAATGTGCTAAATGATCTAGCAGAATATGAAGATGGTACATGCGATATTAAAGTTTCTGGTAGATTAAAATCTCACCAAGAATTTTGGCACAAGATTGGTGCTCCTGATTTCATTTTGGATATCGTAAAATATGGCTATGTTATCCCATTTTATGATTTGCCGCCAAATCAATTTTCAAGAAATAACAAATCGGCTTTGGATAATGGCGATTTTGTAACTAGGGCTATTTCTGATTTAGTCAAATTAGGCACAGTTGAGGTTTGCCATATAGCGCCACATGTTATTAACCCTTTAACAGTTTCTGTCCAGTCGAATGGTAAGAAGAGGTTAATTCTTGATCTAAGATTAGTGAACCAATTTATTCATAAGAAATCAGTAAAATTCGAAGATATGAGGACAGCTTTGTTGTTCCTGAAGAAAGGTGGGTATATGTTTAAGTTTGACCTTAAATCAGGATATCATCATGTGGATATACATCCGAGCCACCAGACTTTTCTTGGTTTCAAATGGACAGTTGATGGTAAGAGTACTATGTTCAGGTTTACCTCATTACCATTTGGTCTCAGTTCTGCAGCTTTTCTATTCACGAAAACGGTTCGACCCCTTGTTAAGAAATGGAGGAGTGAAGGTAAAAACATAGTAGTGTTTTTGGATGATGGATTAGGTTTTGCAGATAGCTTTGTGGAAGCCAATTCGGTAAGCGAAGAGATTAAGGCTGATCTTATTGCTTCTGGTTTTGTACCAAATGTTCAAAAATCAATCTGGTTGCCTACTCAATACATGGAATGGTTAGGTTACAGTATAGATACGCAATCTGGCAGTTTCAAAGTACTTGAGAAGAGAGTGCAAGACATTTATCAATCTTGTTTAGGTATGTTAGATTCTCTAAAGAAGTCCTCCTTTGGAAGAGTAAGTGCAAGACTTTTAGCAAGTATTACAGGTAAGATAGTTTCCACGGGGTTAGCGGTGGGAAATATGTCTAGCTTAATGACTAAAGCAATGCATGTTTGCATCGAAACAAAGGCAAATTGGCATTCTTTTGTTCATTTATCCACTCAAGCTGTCGAAGAGTTAAAATTCTGGATTGAAAACATCCGTATTCTCAACAATAATCAGTTGGAGTTTAAGCCATCCGCTACTAGAATAGCATATTCGGATGCAAGTAGCACAGGATATGGTGGGTATGTGATTGGTTTAGGAGATGATATAGCACACGGTCTATGGCCTACTGAAGAAATGAAAACAAGCTCTACATGGAGAGAATTAAGGGCAGTTGACCTAGTGATGCAATCTCTAGTTGGTAAGCTGTCCAATCATAGGATTAAGTGGTTTACTGACAATCAAGCAGTAGCTAAAATAGCTAAACAAGGTAGTATGAAACCTGATTTGCACAATATAGCGTTAGATATATGTGGGACTTGTGTCAGGCACAACATTTCCTTGGAAGTAGAGTGGATACCTAGAGCAGAAAACGACAGAGCTGATTTCATAAGTCGTATTGTAGATTCTGACGATTGGGCAATAGCAGATTCGGTGTTcaatcattttgatcattttgatcatggagCATTACAGTAG